A genomic window from Streptomyces sp. WMMC940 includes:
- a CDS encoding helix-turn-helix domain-containing protein, with product MPEDATAPSTGETSAALSSVASQLRDLRKRGGLTVEAAALRLGLSPAHLSRLETGQRQPSLPVLLTLARTYGTTVSDLLGETPPERDPVIRASTTGSVGADGWTYRQAGGSQRAMQALRVHVPPNVRDELVRVHAGEEWLYLLTGRLRLSLGGRDHTLEPGDSAHYDSLTPHRITAVPPGGADLLFVHTLLQSHVSDLCVGGGDRPTSLGAGRRSSPPEGDDRAE from the coding sequence ATGCCCGAAGACGCCACAGCGCCGAGCACCGGGGAGACGAGCGCCGCGCTCTCCAGTGTGGCATCACAGCTCCGGGACCTGCGGAAACGCGGCGGCCTCACCGTTGAGGCCGCGGCACTGCGGCTGGGGCTGTCCCCGGCGCACCTCTCCCGGCTGGAGACCGGGCAGCGGCAGCCGTCGCTGCCCGTGCTGCTGACTCTGGCCCGTACCTACGGCACCACGGTCTCCGATCTGCTCGGCGAGACCCCTCCCGAGCGGGACCCCGTGATCCGGGCCTCCACGACGGGGTCGGTGGGAGCGGACGGGTGGACCTACCGGCAGGCCGGCGGCTCACAGCGCGCGATGCAGGCGCTCCGCGTGCACGTCCCGCCGAACGTCCGGGACGAGCTGGTCCGGGTCCACGCCGGCGAGGAGTGGCTCTACCTGCTCACGGGCCGGCTCCGGCTCTCGCTCGGCGGCAGGGACCACACCCTCGAGCCGGGCGACTCCGCCCACTACGACAGCCTCACCCCCCACCGGATCACCGCCGTGCCACCGGGAGGCGCGGACCTCCTCTTCGTCCACACCCTTCTGCAGAGCCACGTGAGTGATCTGTGCGTAGGCGGCGGGGACCGTCCGACATCGCTCGGAGCCGGACGGCGCTCGAGCCCCCCAGAAGGAGACGACCGTGCCGAGTGA
- a CDS encoding sensor histidine kinase, giving the protein MSVGSGLQRAQAFLVLATGLYRASHLVVGVLAVVQHQRASVLSWAGIAVAVSTSLLVFGTARSKGWFGTWPPLVDLVLVGCVLPFPVYAGGANRPADIAWSMLLGGSASAVAAVAFSRPAAVAGAVVALLATHTAGYRSTGADVAVIAAHLNAIVSSAVLARVFWWYLRRQGSLLDAATAQALAAEAERARYAERIAHHRALHDTVLATLTAIASGRADADALPVRERCGREAAYLRRLVVQQQAEEEDRAPGTAAAIERAVRSAESLGLRVNAQYDGLVEIPAPAAAALGDAVTEALNNVLRHAGTGRAQVTVTGGAGRVVVTVVDRGVGFDPGTVPRGLGLRSSVGARMRESGGAADVDSAPGEGTRVELRWPA; this is encoded by the coding sequence GTGAGTGTGGGTTCGGGGCTTCAGCGGGCCCAGGCGTTCCTGGTCCTGGCGACCGGCCTGTACCGGGCCAGCCACCTGGTGGTGGGTGTGCTCGCGGTGGTTCAGCACCAGCGGGCGAGTGTCCTGTCCTGGGCCGGGATCGCGGTCGCCGTGTCGACGAGTCTGCTGGTCTTCGGCACGGCCAGGTCCAAGGGCTGGTTCGGCACCTGGCCGCCGCTGGTGGACCTGGTGCTCGTGGGATGCGTACTGCCCTTCCCGGTGTACGCGGGTGGTGCCAACCGGCCGGCGGACATCGCCTGGTCGATGCTGCTGGGCGGATCGGCGAGCGCGGTCGCGGCGGTCGCGTTCTCCAGGCCGGCGGCGGTGGCCGGCGCGGTCGTGGCGCTGCTGGCGACCCACACGGCGGGCTACCGGTCGACCGGTGCGGACGTCGCCGTGATCGCCGCGCACCTCAACGCGATCGTCTCGTCGGCCGTGCTGGCCCGCGTCTTCTGGTGGTACCTGCGACGCCAGGGCAGTCTGCTCGACGCGGCGACGGCCCAGGCGCTCGCCGCCGAGGCCGAGAGGGCCCGGTACGCGGAACGCATCGCCCACCACCGGGCGTTGCACGACACCGTGCTGGCGACGCTGACCGCGATCGCGAGCGGCCGGGCCGACGCCGACGCGCTGCCCGTGCGGGAACGGTGCGGCAGGGAGGCGGCCTATCTGCGGCGCCTGGTCGTGCAGCAGCAGGCGGAGGAGGAGGACCGCGCGCCGGGGACGGCGGCGGCGATCGAACGCGCGGTGCGGTCGGCGGAGAGCCTGGGGCTGCGGGTGAACGCCCAGTACGACGGCCTGGTGGAGATACCGGCACCTGCCGCTGCCGCCCTCGGCGACGCGGTCACGGAGGCGCTCAACAATGTGCTGCGGCACGCGGGTACCGGCCGCGCCCAGGTGACGGTCACCGGGGGAGCCGGCCGGGTCGTGGTCACCGTGGTCGACCGCGGCGTCGGCTTCGACCCGGGCACCGTCCCCCGGGGGCTCGGGCTGCGTTCCTCGGTGGGCGCCCGGATGCGCGAGAGCGGAGGCGCCGCCGACGTGGACAGCGCCCCCGGCGAGGGCACCCGTGTCGAACTCAGATGGCCGGCATGA
- a CDS encoding glycosyltransferase yields the protein MTPSATPRFSVFTPSHRPRFLDECLATLQAQSLSDWEWIVLLNNGARWRPERPDERVRVEIADELRGVGAAKRRACELARGEILVELDHDDLLARDCLAELGKAFDEQPEAVFVYSNTAQITEDGGRDDTRFNETHGWQYEEVDVDGRRLLAAKTMSPTPHNVSYIWYAPNHVRSFRKDVYERVGGYDATRTVLDDQDLMCRLFQVGDFHHIESCLYLQRIHTANTQRDPQINAHIQRETVALYDKYIEANALAWTRRRGLLALDLGAAHRKPPGYLGVDQHPADGVDIVATLPARLDLPDNSVGLLRAVDFLEHVPAKVPLINELYRLLAPGGMLLTMTPSSDGRGAYQDPTHVAFYNENSFWYYTDNQYRSFVPEIEARFQNSRLVTYFPTDWHSKNDISYVVANLIAMKEGAARCGGPLLV from the coding sequence ATGACGCCGAGTGCGACACCGAGGTTCTCCGTCTTCACGCCGAGCCACCGGCCGCGTTTCCTGGACGAGTGCCTGGCGACCCTGCAGGCGCAGTCCCTTTCCGACTGGGAGTGGATCGTCCTGCTCAACAACGGCGCCAGGTGGCGGCCGGAGCGTCCGGACGAGCGTGTACGGGTGGAGATCGCGGACGAGCTCCGGGGGGTGGGAGCAGCGAAGCGCAGGGCGTGTGAACTCGCCCGGGGCGAGATCCTCGTGGAACTCGACCACGACGACCTGCTGGCGAGGGACTGCCTGGCCGAGCTGGGGAAGGCGTTCGACGAGCAGCCCGAGGCGGTGTTCGTCTACAGCAACACCGCCCAGATCACCGAGGACGGCGGGCGCGACGACACCCGCTTCAACGAGACCCACGGCTGGCAGTACGAGGAGGTTGACGTCGACGGCCGCCGGCTGCTGGCCGCGAAGACGATGTCACCGACGCCGCACAACGTCTCGTACATCTGGTACGCGCCGAACCACGTGCGGTCGTTCCGCAAGGACGTCTACGAGAGGGTCGGCGGGTACGACGCCACCCGCACCGTGCTGGACGACCAGGACCTGATGTGCCGGCTCTTCCAGGTCGGCGACTTCCACCACATCGAGTCCTGCCTGTACCTCCAGCGCATCCACACCGCCAACACCCAGCGCGACCCGCAGATCAACGCGCACATCCAGCGGGAGACGGTGGCGCTGTACGACAAGTACATCGAGGCCAACGCCCTCGCCTGGACGCGCCGCCGCGGGCTGCTCGCGCTGGACCTCGGAGCGGCGCACCGCAAGCCGCCGGGCTACCTGGGGGTGGACCAGCACCCGGCGGACGGCGTCGACATCGTCGCGACCCTGCCGGCCAGGCTGGACCTGCCGGACAACTCCGTCGGACTGCTGCGAGCGGTCGACTTCCTCGAACACGTGCCGGCGAAGGTGCCGTTGATCAACGAGTTGTACCGGCTGCTCGCGCCCGGCGGAATGCTCCTGACCATGACACCCAGCTCCGACGGCCGAGGTGCGTACCAGGATCCCACGCACGTCGCGTTCTACAACGAGAACTCGTTCTGGTACTACACCGACAACCAGTACCGCTCCTTCGTCCCCGAGATCGAGGCGCGTTTCCAGAACTCCCGCCTGGTCACGTACTTCCCGACCGACTGGCACTCGAAGAACGACATCTCCTACGTGGTGGCGAACCTCATCGCCATGAAGGAGGGCGCAGCCCGCTGCGGCGGGCCGCTGCTGGTCTAG
- a CDS encoding response regulator transcription factor has protein sequence MITVAVVDDDRMLLDGLRVWLDGVPDVRLAATACTVEQLLAQGCPVVGAAARLPYDVVLLDLVLGDGSQPPENIRRLRAAGPRVLVISTVADRRRIVAAIAAGADGYLTKDHDLPTLVRAVGEVAAGGTAHSAELAFAWAHDDGPTRPSLSPKERQVLVEYASGLTLKATARRAGVSPHTAKYYLDRVKDKYQQAGRPTYTKIDLAARVREDGWEDG, from the coding sequence ATGATCACCGTGGCGGTGGTCGACGACGACCGGATGCTGCTCGACGGGCTGCGGGTCTGGCTGGACGGGGTTCCGGACGTACGCCTGGCGGCGACGGCGTGCACGGTGGAGCAACTCCTCGCCCAGGGGTGCCCCGTCGTCGGCGCGGCGGCCCGACTGCCCTACGACGTCGTCCTGCTGGACCTGGTGCTCGGCGACGGATCGCAACCACCGGAGAACATCCGGCGGCTGCGGGCCGCCGGACCGCGGGTCCTCGTCATCAGCACCGTGGCGGACCGCAGGCGGATCGTGGCCGCGATCGCGGCCGGCGCGGACGGCTACCTCACCAAGGACCACGATCTGCCGACGCTGGTGCGGGCGGTCGGGGAGGTCGCCGCGGGCGGTACGGCCCACTCCGCGGAGCTCGCCTTCGCCTGGGCGCACGACGACGGGCCCACCCGGCCGAGCCTGTCCCCGAAGGAGCGCCAGGTGCTGGTCGAGTACGCCTCCGGGCTCACGCTGAAGGCCACGGCGCGCCGTGCCGGTGTCAGCCCCCACACGGCCAAGTACTACCTGGACCGGGTGAAGGACAAGTACCAGCAGGCCGGCCGCCCCACGTACACCAAGATCGACCTCGCGGCGAGGGTGCGGGAGGACGGCTGGGAGGACGGCTGA
- a CDS encoding DUF6126 family protein: MPSEKTGVERGDGRFPKGFALRLFAYIVAGHLVAGFLYLLFSVGAK, from the coding sequence GTGCCGAGTGAGAAGACGGGTGTCGAACGCGGGGACGGCCGCTTCCCCAAGGGGTTCGCGCTCCGCCTGTTCGCCTACATCGTGGCGGGGCACCTCGTGGCCGGCTTCCTCTACCTGCTGTTCTCCGTCGGCGCGAAGTAG
- a CDS encoding ROK family transcriptional regulator: protein MHWADAIGPSGQEAAVPAAGDQGSGQGGNLSLLRNHNASLVLDLLRTAGQVGISRPEIADYTGLTPQAVSKITARLREAGLLAEAGRHASTGGKPRTALRLEPSVAYAVGVQLDRDEMTAVLVDLSGARVATRAVSADLGAGPDVVTDRVADQVRALLDQSPAGRPGGGSDRAVTGGAPEAGESGRGWQGPEGPADAGGEGAPRVLGVGVAMPGPLDHRAGVPLRVTGYPEWDGYRLRDELAGRLGLPVALDKDTNAAALGILLQGESGSFAYVHLGTGIGAGLVLDGAVYRGVRTGAGEFGHQVVQLDGPACACGKRGCLEALCMAAIARGDVADAARVLAVGVTNLAELLDIDEVLLGGRAVAAAEAEFVRGVRAALRSRTHLMVAPAGGSAYRIAEGAAQLILAPVFGRTETSSGLRMR, encoded by the coding sequence GTGCACTGGGCAGATGCCATCGGCCCGTCGGGCCAGGAGGCGGCCGTCCCGGCGGCCGGCGACCAGGGGAGCGGCCAGGGCGGGAACCTGTCCCTGCTCAGGAACCACAATGCGTCGCTGGTGCTCGATCTGCTGCGGACGGCCGGGCAGGTCGGCATCAGCCGTCCCGAGATCGCCGACTACACGGGCCTCACCCCGCAGGCGGTCAGCAAGATCACGGCCCGGCTCCGGGAGGCGGGGCTCCTGGCGGAGGCCGGACGGCACGCGTCGACCGGGGGCAAGCCGCGCACGGCGCTGCGACTGGAACCCTCGGTGGCGTACGCCGTGGGCGTGCAACTCGACCGGGACGAGATGACAGCGGTCCTGGTGGACCTGTCCGGTGCGCGGGTGGCGACGCGGGCGGTGTCCGCCGACCTCGGCGCGGGTCCGGATGTGGTCACCGACCGGGTGGCGGACCAGGTGCGCGCGCTGCTGGACCAGTCGCCGGCCGGCCGGCCCGGAGGCGGCTCCGATCGGGCGGTTACCGGCGGGGCTCCGGAGGCGGGGGAGTCCGGACGGGGGTGGCAGGGGCCCGAGGGCCCGGCGGACGCCGGCGGCGAGGGGGCGCCGCGGGTGCTGGGAGTCGGCGTCGCGATGCCGGGGCCGCTCGACCACCGCGCGGGCGTTCCGCTCCGGGTCACGGGCTACCCGGAATGGGACGGGTACCGGCTGCGCGACGAACTGGCGGGTCGGCTGGGTCTGCCGGTGGCACTCGACAAGGACACCAACGCCGCAGCCCTCGGGATACTGCTGCAGGGCGAGAGCGGTTCCTTCGCCTATGTGCACCTCGGCACCGGCATCGGCGCGGGTCTGGTGCTGGACGGGGCCGTGTACCGGGGCGTGCGGACCGGGGCCGGGGAGTTCGGGCACCAGGTCGTCCAACTCGACGGACCCGCGTGCGCCTGCGGCAAGCGAGGGTGCCTCGAAGCGCTGTGCATGGCCGCGATCGCCCGTGGTGACGTCGCCGATGCCGCCCGCGTCCTCGCCGTCGGCGTCACCAACCTGGCCGAACTGCTCGACATCGACGAGGTGCTGCTCGGGGGCAGGGCCGTCGCCGCGGCGGAAGCGGAGTTCGTACGCGGCGTGCGAGCCGCGCTCCGGTCCCGGACGCACCTGATGGTCGCGCCGGCGGGAGGCAGCGCCTACCGCATCGCCGAGGGGGCGGCCCAGCTGATTCTCGCGCCCGTGTTCGGGCGTACCGAGACCTCGTCCGGGCTGCGCATGCGCTGA
- a CDS encoding winged helix-turn-helix transcriptional regulator, giving the protein MEWLDFSTDNCSVQRTVGLVGEKWSLLILRDAVNGIRRFDHFRRHVGLSEAVLADRLRRLVAAGILETAPYRDPGNRTRHEYRLTPKGWDLWPVVVALMQWGDKHTADPGGPSVTIRHTGCGAPVRLSVVCGEGHDALTPRDVTAAPGPSALRHSPRREA; this is encoded by the coding sequence ATGGAATGGCTCGACTTCAGCACCGACAACTGCTCGGTCCAGCGGACGGTCGGCCTCGTCGGGGAGAAGTGGTCACTGCTGATCCTGCGCGACGCCGTCAACGGGATCCGCCGCTTCGACCACTTCCGCCGGCACGTCGGGCTCTCCGAGGCCGTCCTCGCCGACCGGCTCCGCAGACTGGTGGCCGCCGGAATCCTCGAGACCGCGCCCTACCGGGACCCGGGCAACCGCACTCGCCACGAGTACCGCCTCACCCCGAAGGGCTGGGACCTGTGGCCCGTGGTCGTCGCGCTCATGCAGTGGGGCGACAAGCACACCGCGGACCCGGGGGGGCCGTCGGTGACCATCCGGCACACCGGCTGCGGCGCCCCCGTCCGCCTCTCCGTCGTCTGCGGCGAGGGGCACGACGCACTCACACCGCGTGATGTCACGGCGGCCCCCGGCCCGTCTGCACTTCGGCACTCACCCCGGCGCGAGGCCTGA
- a CDS encoding EF-hand domain-containing protein, with the protein MSDKARKLFEALDLDSDGTLTREEVITALRTKGPHLAAAGDLPFWGVVDADASSALFDAADQNGDAVLTLEEFAAVVDRRFGWR; encoded by the coding sequence ATGAGCGACAAGGCCCGCAAGCTGTTCGAGGCGCTCGACCTGGACAGCGACGGAACACTGACCCGCGAGGAAGTGATCACGGCCCTGCGGACGAAGGGTCCGCACCTGGCCGCGGCGGGCGATCTCCCGTTCTGGGGCGTGGTGGACGCCGATGCCTCCTCGGCGCTGTTCGACGCGGCCGACCAGAACGGGGACGCGGTGCTCACCCTCGAGGAGTTCGCGGCGGTGGTGGACCGTCGTTTCGGCTGGCGCTGA
- the rfbD gene encoding dTDP-4-dehydrorhamnose reductase, translated as MTATWLVTGAGGMLGRDVLTELTTVRGADATGLTRHQLDITDPTAVRAALDGHRVVVNCAAWTDVDGAEGAEETATAVNGTGVRHLARACADSGAVLLHVSTDYVFPGDAHHPYAEGAPTAPVNAYGRSKLAGERAVAELLPDTGYTVRTAWLYGTHGRNFVTTVLELARRRETLDVVADQHGQPTWSRALARQLTALGRAALAGLAPAGVYHGTATGRTTWYGLARETFRLSGLDPERIRPVRSVAFPRPAARPAFAVLGHDRWPAAGVPPQPRWDVQLPKALSAPALAALAAAARNPR; from the coding sequence ATGACCGCGACATGGCTGGTGACCGGCGCGGGCGGGATGCTCGGTCGCGACGTCCTCACGGAACTCACCACCGTCCGGGGCGCCGATGCGACCGGACTGACCCGGCACCAACTCGACATCACCGACCCGACCGCCGTGCGCGCGGCCCTCGACGGGCACCGCGTCGTCGTCAACTGCGCGGCGTGGACGGACGTCGACGGCGCCGAGGGGGCCGAGGAGACGGCAACCGCCGTCAACGGCACGGGCGTCCGCCATCTCGCGCGAGCGTGCGCGGACAGCGGGGCGGTCCTGCTGCACGTCTCCACCGACTACGTCTTCCCCGGCGACGCCCACCATCCCTACGCCGAGGGCGCGCCGACCGCACCGGTGAACGCCTACGGACGGAGCAAACTGGCAGGGGAGCGCGCGGTGGCCGAACTCCTGCCCGACACCGGCTACACCGTGCGCACCGCCTGGCTCTACGGGACCCACGGACGCAACTTCGTGACCACGGTGCTGGAACTCGCCCGCCGACGCGAGACGCTGGACGTGGTCGCGGACCAGCACGGTCAGCCGACCTGGTCCCGCGCGCTGGCCCGCCAGCTGACCGCGCTGGGCCGCGCCGCCCTCGCCGGCCTGGCGCCGGCGGGCGTCTACCACGGCACGGCGACCGGCCGTACCACGTGGTACGGGCTCGCCCGGGAGACCTTCCGGCTGAGCGGCCTCGACCCCGAACGGATCCGCCCGGTCCGCTCCGTGGCCTTTCCGCGGCCGGCTGCCCGGCCGGCGTTCGCCGTGCTGGGGCACGACCGTTGGCCGGCCGCCGGCGTTCCGCCCCAGCCCCGGTGGGACGTCCAACTGCCGAAGGCCCTGAGCGCACCCGCGTTGGCCGCACTGGCCGCCGCGGCACGCAACCCGCGCTGA
- a CDS encoding PaaI family thioesterase: MGRSRTFEWEDPAISSAAVGRQSGLDFLRDLVVGRLPAPPISAALGFTLDEVEHGHAVFSLVPGEEHYNPIGSVHGGVYATLLDSAAGCAVQTTLAAGEGYTSLDLSVKFLRPVSAETGKVRAVGTVLNRGRRTALAQAQLYDGADRVLAHATSSCLIFPV; the protein is encoded by the coding sequence ATGGGCAGGTCACGGACTTTCGAGTGGGAGGACCCGGCGATCTCGTCGGCCGCCGTCGGGCGGCAGTCGGGCCTCGATTTCCTTCGGGACCTGGTGGTCGGCCGTCTGCCGGCACCGCCCATCAGCGCCGCCCTCGGCTTCACCCTGGACGAGGTCGAACACGGGCACGCGGTGTTCTCCCTGGTCCCCGGGGAGGAGCACTACAACCCCATCGGCAGCGTGCACGGAGGGGTCTACGCGACCCTCCTCGACTCGGCGGCGGGCTGCGCCGTCCAGACCACCCTGGCCGCGGGCGAGGGATACACCTCGCTCGATCTGTCGGTGAAGTTCCTGCGTCCCGTCTCCGCGGAGACCGGGAAGGTCCGGGCCGTCGGCACCGTACTGAACCGGGGCCGCCGCACCGCGCTGGCGCAGGCGCAGCTGTACGACGGTGCCGACCGGGTGCTCGCCCACGCGACCAGCAGCTGCCTGATCTTCCCCGTGTGA
- a CDS encoding FAD/NAD(P)-binding protein codes for MREIAIVGGGGGAVCLLDALSQASAPPAAVTVFEPSDRLWRGRPYQRDADCIVVNLPSHAMSVRAGDARHFDRWLADRRWRPGDMRDVGPFDVAPFPPRALFGDYLESVAQQSVSRLDERGWRISLVRERVVHAAPGAGGALLTTDRGTRRRADRVVLCLGAGAPHDGFGLLGPGFVPDPYPVSKSLADVDPQHTVAVLGTGLTAVDVALALRAGGHRGPVFLLSRHGVLPAVRQRPIAHTMRHFTPDRFHRLSGGGEVGLADVVGVLRDELGSAGQEFADLEAEFTLLHEDPVRRLRRQLGLVHGQSLGMRILQHTLPVAVDVWPLMAYRDRAELLDRHYRAIHSLCCPMPPSTAARLLAMSDAGRLHVWGGLLDVRRTRRGFGVAADGRRIHADTVINAASVAPHRVPPAAAPLVRSLIEASAASPHPHGGLRVRRENSRLVADGGSQECFHALGDVTFGSLFITAAIPVIVKLAQEMARQVLAP; via the coding sequence ATGCGTGAGATCGCGATCGTCGGGGGTGGCGGGGGAGCGGTGTGCCTGCTGGACGCGTTGTCCCAGGCCTCCGCGCCGCCGGCCGCGGTCACCGTTTTCGAGCCGTCGGACCGGTTGTGGCGCGGACGCCCCTACCAGCGCGATGCCGACTGCATCGTGGTGAATCTCCCCTCGCATGCCATGTCGGTCCGGGCCGGGGACGCCCGTCACTTCGACCGCTGGCTCGCCGACCGCCGGTGGCGGCCCGGTGACATGCGGGACGTCGGACCCTTCGACGTCGCACCCTTCCCTCCTCGTGCACTCTTCGGTGACTATCTGGAGTCGGTGGCCCAGCAGAGCGTGTCCCGGCTCGACGAACGCGGATGGAGGATCAGCCTGGTACGGGAACGCGTCGTCCACGCCGCTCCGGGCGCCGGGGGAGCTCTGCTGACCACTGACCGCGGCACACGCCGCAGAGCGGACCGAGTGGTCCTGTGCCTGGGAGCGGGAGCGCCGCACGACGGGTTCGGTCTGCTCGGACCCGGGTTCGTCCCCGACCCCTACCCGGTCTCGAAGTCCCTGGCCGATGTCGACCCGCAACACACCGTCGCCGTCCTCGGCACGGGCCTGACCGCCGTGGACGTGGCCCTCGCCCTGCGGGCGGGCGGGCACCGGGGGCCCGTCTTCCTGCTGTCCCGGCACGGGGTCCTCCCCGCCGTCCGTCAGCGACCGATCGCCCACACCATGCGGCACTTCACACCCGACCGCTTCCACCGGCTGAGCGGCGGGGGAGAGGTCGGCCTCGCCGACGTCGTCGGGGTGCTGCGCGATGAACTGGGTTCCGCGGGGCAGGAGTTCGCCGACCTGGAGGCCGAGTTCACGCTGCTTCACGAGGACCCCGTCCGCCGGCTGCGGCGCCAACTGGGCCTCGTCCACGGGCAGAGCCTCGGAATGCGCATCCTTCAGCACACCCTGCCCGTCGCCGTCGACGTCTGGCCGCTGATGGCGTACCGGGACCGCGCCGAACTCCTCGACCGCCACTACCGCGCCATCCATTCGCTGTGCTGCCCGATGCCGCCGTCCACCGCGGCCCGGCTGCTGGCGATGAGCGACGCGGGCCGGCTCCACGTGTGGGGCGGGCTGCTCGACGTCCGCCGCACCCGGCGGGGGTTCGGCGTCGCCGCTGACGGTCGCCGGATCCACGCGGACACGGTGATCAACGCCGCGTCGGTCGCGCCGCACCGGGTTCCCCCGGCCGCGGCGCCCCTCGTACGGTCATTGATCGAGGCGTCCGCGGCCTCGCCGCACCCGCACGGCGGTCTCCGGGTGCGGCGCGAGAACAGCCGGCTGGTTGCCGACGGCGGTTCCCAGGAGTGCTTCCACGCCCTCGGTGACGTGACGTTCGGCTCCCTGTTCATCACCGCCGCGATTCCCGTGATCGTGAAACTGGCCCAGGAGATGGCCCGCCAGGTGCTCGCGCCATGA
- a CDS encoding tetratricopeptide repeat protein, with protein sequence MWTGLGASVAVAAGAVTWAVMSHPATTPDGKSEKAPLTPLTAHALLQAGHVQAQHQDFDGAEATFKRVLEMEPRNKLAWYNVGVVSARDGRPADALKAYDAALKIDPSFTSALFNQAVLLKTSDPDRAIALLKRTVTINPKASTAHFQLGDALSRKGRDSQARDAYRRAVAADPSLRSEVPKKFRDSTRPSPSSTTSAGR encoded by the coding sequence TTGTGGACAGGCCTCGGCGCATCGGTCGCGGTCGCCGCCGGGGCGGTCACCTGGGCGGTCATGTCCCACCCCGCGACCACCCCGGACGGCAAGTCCGAAAAGGCACCCCTCACCCCGCTCACAGCGCACGCGCTGCTGCAGGCCGGCCATGTGCAGGCCCAGCACCAGGACTTCGACGGAGCGGAGGCCACCTTCAAGCGGGTCCTGGAGATGGAACCGCGCAACAAGCTCGCCTGGTACAACGTGGGCGTCGTCTCCGCGCGGGACGGCAGGCCGGCCGACGCGCTCAAGGCCTACGACGCCGCGCTGAAGATCGATCCATCGTTCACCTCGGCCCTCTTCAATCAGGCCGTGTTGCTCAAGACGAGTGATCCCGACCGGGCGATCGCGCTGCTGAAGCGGACCGTCACCATCAACCCGAAGGCCTCGACGGCCCATTTCCAGCTCGGCGACGCGCTGTCGCGGAAGGGCCGGGACAGCCAGGCGCGGGACGCCTACCGACGTGCCGTCGCGGCTGATCCGTCGCTGCGCTCCGAGGTGCCGAAGAAGTTCAGGGACTCCACGAGGCCGAGCCCCTCATCCACCACGAGCGCAGGCAGGTAA
- the rfbB gene encoding dTDP-glucose 4,6-dehydratase, whose protein sequence is MRVLVTGGAGFIGSEYVRQRLQADPALRVTVLDSLTYSGVEANLASVARHPGYRFVHGDICDPEVVDQVMADHDAVVHFAAESHVDRSIEGAGPFVRTNVVGTQVLLDAALRHRVGRFLHVSTDEVYGSIGEGSWTETSPLAPNSPYSASKSAADLLVLAYHRTHGLDVVVTRCSNNYGPHQFPEKVVPLFITNLIDGKPVPLYGDGRNIRDWLHVSDHCHGIDLALSHGKAGEVYHIGGGTEVSNHKLTGLLLDAVGADWDRVEYVADRKGHDLRYSLDDGKIREQLGYVPRVAFAEGLAATVAWYRENRAWWEPLKAGAALR, encoded by the coding sequence ATGCGCGTCCTAGTGACCGGCGGTGCCGGATTCATCGGTTCGGAGTACGTCCGGCAGCGGCTGCAAGCGGACCCGGCGCTGCGTGTCACGGTCCTGGACAGTCTCACGTACTCCGGCGTCGAGGCGAATCTGGCATCGGTGGCCCGGCATCCCGGCTACCGGTTCGTGCACGGCGACATCTGCGATCCCGAGGTCGTCGACCAGGTGATGGCGGACCATGACGCGGTGGTGCACTTCGCGGCCGAGTCGCACGTGGACCGGTCGATCGAAGGGGCCGGCCCCTTCGTCCGCACCAATGTCGTCGGCACCCAGGTACTGCTGGACGCGGCGCTGCGCCACCGGGTGGGACGGTTCCTGCATGTGTCCACCGACGAGGTGTACGGCTCGATCGGCGAGGGCTCGTGGACCGAGACGTCACCGCTCGCGCCCAACTCCCCGTACTCCGCCTCCAAGAGCGCCGCCGACCTCCTCGTCCTCGCCTACCACCGCACCCATGGGCTGGACGTGGTCGTCACGCGGTGCTCGAACAACTACGGACCCCACCAGTTCCCCGAGAAGGTCGTCCCGTTGTTCATCACCAACCTGATCGACGGGAAGCCCGTCCCCCTCTACGGCGACGGTCGCAACATCCGGGACTGGCTGCACGTCTCCGACCACTGCCACGGCATCGACCTCGCCCTCAGCCACGGGAAGGCGGGGGAGGTCTACCACATCGGCGGTGGGACCGAGGTCAGCAACCACAAGCTCACCGGACTGCTCCTGGACGCCGTCGGCGCGGACTGGGACCGGGTCGAGTACGTGGCCGATCGCAAGGGCCACGACCTGCGCTACTCACTGGACGACGGCAAGATCCGCGAACAGCTCGGCTACGTACCGCGGGTCGCCTTCGCCGAAGGACTGGCGGCCACCGTCGCCTGGTACCGCGAGAACCGGGCCTGGTGGGAGCCGCTCAAGGCCGGGGCGGCGCTGCGATGA